ACCGTGCCGCGCAAGCTGCGGTCCACATGCAGGTCCGGGTCCAGATGGCGCTCCCAGTAGTCCCAGATACGCCAGGCGTAATCGTGCAGATTGGGGCACTCGATACCGCTGCCCTTGAGCGCCTTGGTGGTCTCGCGGCAATCGAAGCGCGTCGGGTAGTTGATAAAGCTCAGCATGTCCTCGGGCAGGCCGATGTCCTTCATCACCGCGTCCTTCACGCGCCGCACCGGCGCCAGTGCCATCAGGCCCTTGCGGATGGACTTGGGCACAAAGCCCAGCAGCGCGGCGTTGATGAAGACGTTCATCTTCGGCGCGTGCGCCGCCCGCGCGAATATGTCCAGCACATCGCCCACGCGATAGCCCTGTGGGTCCACCAGGTGGAAGCAGCCGCCGCTGTCCTCGACCTTGTGGCTCAGGTGGTCCAGCGCATTGACCACAAAGTCCACCGGCACGATGTTGATGCGCCCGCCCTCCAGACCGATGGCCGGGAACCAGGGCGGCAGGATCTGACGCAAGCGCTGGATCGGCTTGAAGAAGTAGTAGGGGCCGTCGATCTTGTCCATCTCGCCGGTTTGCGAATCGCCCACCACCATGGCCGGGCGGTAGACCGTCCAGGGCAGCTTGCATTCCTTGCGCACGATCTTTTCGGACTCGTGCTTGCTCATGAAGTAGGGGTGGTCCAGGCCCTCGGCCTCGGCAAACATGTCCTCGCGGAACACGCCTTCATAAAGACCTGCGGCAGCAATGGACGACACATGGTGCACATGGCCTGCGCCAATGGCCTGCGCGAACTCGACGAAGTGGCGCGTGCCCTCGATGTTGGCGGCCATCTGGCTGTCGGCATCGGCCTCCATGTCGTAGATCGCCGCCAGGTGATAGGCATGGTCGATCTGGCCCTTGAGCGCCTTGATGTCAGTGGCCGCCACGCCCAATTTTTTTTGCACCAGATCGCCCCAGACCGGCTGCACCCGGCCCTTGGCCGCGCCCCAGTATTCGAGCAGCGCCGGCAGCTTGTCGCGCGAGGCCTCGCGCATCAGCACGTACACCGTGCTGCCGCGCCGCGCCAGCAGCTTCTTGACCAGACGACGCCCGATGAAGCCG
Above is a window of Inhella inkyongensis DNA encoding:
- a CDS encoding SDR family oxidoreductase produces the protein MQYFVTGATGFIGRRLVKKLLARRGSTVYVLMREASRDKLPALLEYWGAAKGRVQPVWGDLVQKKLGVAATDIKALKGQIDHAYHLAAIYDMEADADSQMAANIEGTRHFVEFAQAIGAGHVHHVSSIAAAGLYEGVFREDMFAEAEGLDHPYFMSKHESEKIVRKECKLPWTVYRPAMVVGDSQTGEMDKIDGPYYFFKPIQRLRQILPPWFPAIGLEGGRINIVPVDFVVNALDHLSHKVEDSGGCFHLVDPQGYRVGDVLDIFARAAHAPKMNVFINAALLGFVPKSIRKGLMALAPVRRVKDAVMKDIGLPEDMLSFINYPTRFDCRETTKALKGSGIECPNLHDYAWRIWDYWERHLDPDLHVDRSLRGTVAGKVVLVTGGSSGIGLAAATKFAEAGAITVICARDEAKLAEAVAEIRAAAGADCRIHARSADIADMESCAELVAWLEREFGGVDFLINNAGRSIRRAIENSYDRFHDFERTMQLNYFGCLRVTLGLLPGMVAKRRGHVVNISSIGVLTNAPRFSAYVASKAALDAWTRCASSEYADQGITFTTINMPLVRTPMIAPTKIYNNVPTLSPEEAADMVAQACIHKPVRIATRLGKTGELMHALAPRVAQIVMNTSFRMFPDSEAAKGDAVGKGVAKPQLSAEAIALQQMMRGIHF